Proteins encoded in a region of the Fundulus heteroclitus isolate FHET01 chromosome 2, MU-UCD_Fhet_4.1, whole genome shotgun sequence genome:
- the tmpob gene encoding thymopoietin b: MAEFLEDPSVLTKDKLKSELTAHNVPLPSGEHKKEVYVQLYLKNLTVLNNKKSPPADTFSSDEELPTPVVSNRSRSGRKATKKTDKPRTEEVEVAELTDEDLKQQLAKHGVDTGPIVASTRKVYEKKLQKLLDEPAAEPGAPADVTTLPKADSNQNGNTNSDHYSDKEDEQVPEPEPVPVVEKPIRSRGKAPVTVRTSSRRQTKVVDDVLVEETPKKASKSVVEDILANEISTPTGISASCRRPIRGAAGRPLKPSEYWLDESRVQHTVHTESRAYTETYSQPSGRVSSSKAPARRGYLSLVLKLLLLVVVAGSLYYAYQNLSPDQVDALKGLLDSVVAPVQSAVETAADYLGVGGSGAAIEGPAN; encoded by the exons ATGGCAGAATTCCTCGAAGATCCGTCGGTTCTCACGAAAGATAAGCTGAAGAGCGAGCTCACGGCGCACAATGTCCCGCTTCCGAGCGGCGAGCACAAGAAGGAGGTCTACGTGCAGTTGTATCTGAAGAACCTGACCGTGCTGAACAACAAGAAGAGCCCGCCTGCAGACACCTTCTCCAGCGACGAGGAGCTGCCCACCCCGGTGGTGTCCAACAGGAGCCGCTCCGGACGA aaagcaacaaagaagaCGGACAAACCCCGCacagaggaggtggaggtggcgGAGCTCACGGATGAAGATCTGAAACAACAGCTGGCGAAGCATGGCGTGGACACTGGACCTATTGTCG CTTCCACCCGTAAGGTGTATGagaagaagctgcagaagctTCTGGACGAGCCGGCGGCAGAACCTGGAGCTCCTGCAGACGTCACGACTCTCCCCAAGGCGGACAGTAACCAGAACGGCAACACCAACTCTGACCACTACAGCGACAAAGAGGATG AGCAGGTTCCTGAGCCAGAACCGGTCCCTGTGGTGGAGAAGCCTATAAGGAGCAGAGGGAAAGCTCCTGTCACGGTCAGGACCAGCAGCAGACGACAAACCAAG GTCGTGGACGACGTCCTGGTCGAAGAGACTCCAAAGAAGGCCAGCAAGAGTGTCGTGGAAGACATCCTCGCCAATGAAATCAGCACCCCCACAGGCATCAG tGCATCCTGCCGGCGTCCGATCAGAGGGGCGGCGGGTCGACCCTTAAAACCCAGCGAGTACTGGCTGGATGAGTCCCGCGTGCAGCACACCGTCCACACGGAGAGCCGCGCCTACACCGAGACGTACTCTCAGCCGAGCGGCCGCGTCTCCTCCAGCAAAGCCCCGGCCCGGCGAGGCTACCTGTCGCTGGTGCTCAAACTCCTGCTCCTCGTCGTGGTGGCCGGCTCCCTTTACTACGCGTACCAGAACCTCAGTCCGGATCAGGTCGACGCCCTGAAGGGCCTCCTGGACAGCGTCGTCGCCCCGGTCCAAAGCGCCGTGGAGACGGCGGCCGACTACCTGGGCGTGGGCGGCAGCGGCGCCGCCATCGAGGGCCCCGCCAACTAA
- the ldhbb gene encoding L-lactate dehydrogenase C chain, whose protein sequence is MLITWWYLYLAARNVAEQTLRMASVLHKLITPLISGPPEPPRNKVTVVGVGQVGMACAVSILLRELADELALVDVVEDKLKGEMMDLQHGSLFLKTPKIVADKDYSVTANSRIVVVTAGVRQQEGESRLNLVQRNVNIFKHIIPQIVRYSPDCIIIVVSNPVDVLTYVTWKLSGLPMHRVIGSGTNLDSARFRFLMADKLGIHSSSFNGWILGEHGDTSVPVWSGTNVAGVNLQTLNPNIGTDFDEENWKETHKMVVDSAYEVIKLKGYTNWAIGLSVADLTESLMRNMNRIHPVSTMVKGMYGIGDEVYLSLPCVLNSGGVASVVNMTLTDEEVAQLQGSASTLWDIQKDLRDI, encoded by the exons ATGCTGATCACATGGTGGTATTTATACCTTGCAGCTCGGAACGTCGCCGAACAAA CACTGAGAATGGCTTCAGTCCTCCACAAGCTGATCACCCCACTGATCAGCGGCCCCCCAGAGCCGCCCAGGAATAAAGTGACAGTAGTGGGCGTGGGTCAGGTTGGCATGGCCTGCGCTGTCAGCATCCTGCTCAGG GAGCTGGCCGATGAGCTGGCCCTGGTGGACGTGGTAGAGGACAAGCTGAAAGGAGAGATGATGGATCTGCAGCACGGCAGCCTTTTCCTTAAAACCCCCAAAATAGTTGCAGATAAAG actACTCAGTCACCGCAAACTCTCGCATCGTTGTGGTCACAGCCGGAGTCCGTCAGCAGGAGGGCGAGAGCCGGCTGAACCTTGTACAGAGAAACGTCAACATATTCAAGCACATCATCCCCCAGATTGTACGATACAGCCCTGACTGTATCATCATTGTTGTTTCCAACCCAG TTGATGTTCTGACCTACGTGACCTGGAAACTGAGCGGCCTTCCCATGCACCGCGTCATTGGCAGTGGCACCAACTTAGACTCGGCCCGTTTCCGCTTCCTGATGGCGGACAAACTTGGGATCCACTCCAGTAGCTTTAACGGGTGGATCCTGGGAGAACACGGAGACACAAGTG TGCCTGTATGGAGCGGCACAAATGTGGCGGGAGTCAACCTGCAGACGTTAAACCCCAACATCGGCACAGACTTCGATGAAGAGAACTGGAAAGAAACTCACAAGATGGTGGTGGACAG CGCGTATGAGGTGATCAAACTGAAGGGTTACACCAACTGGGCCATCGGTCTGAGTGTGGCCGACCTGACCGAGAGCCTCATGAGGAACATGAACAGAATTCATCCCGTCTCCACCATGGTGAAG GGCATGTATGGGATCGGTGACGAGGTTTACCTGAGTCTGCCCTGCGTGTTAAACAGTGGAGGCGTGGCCAGCGTAGTCAACATGACCCTGACAGATGAAGAGGTGGCCCAACTTCAGGGTAGCGCCAGCACTCTGTGGGACATCCAGAAGGACCTGCGAGACATCtaa
- the LOC118566208 gene encoding spexin-like: MSLRATLLVVSLVSQCCSAPYTINWTPQAILYLKGAKGHRSTLERSSREEDVPRLVNFNQIRDELGLSSASVVLSKLRQRAAGEGGGGPDIHQDWSLKHL; the protein is encoded by the exons ATGTCTCTAAGAGCAACTCTACTTGTGGTTTCATTGGTTTCTCAGTGCTGCTCTGCTCCATAT aCGATTAACTGGACCCCTCAGGCAATCTTATACCTAAAAGGAGCAA AGGGACACCGATCAACCTTGGAGCGCAGCAGCAGAGAAGAGGACGTTCCCCGTTTAG TGAACTTTAATCAGATCCGCGATGAGCTGGGATTGTCTTCAGCTTCAGTCGTCCTATCGAAGCTCCGACAACGAGCTGCAGGAGAAG GTGGAGGCGGACCCGATATTCACCAGGACTGGAGCTTAAAAcatctgtga
- the golt1bb gene encoding golgi transport 1Bb: MISLTDSQKIGMGLTGFGVFFLFFGMMLFFDKALLAIGNILFVSGLSFVIGLERTFRFFFQRHKAKATSFFLGGIFVVLTGWPIIGVVLEIYGFFLLFRGFFPVAVGFIRRVPVLGSLLSLPGIRTLVDKIGESNNMV; encoded by the exons ATGATCTCACTCACGGACTCCCAGA AAATTGGGATGGGACTGACGGGATTTggtgtgtttttcctcttctttgggATGATGCTGTTTTTTGACAAAGCTCTGCTGGCCATAGGAAAC ATTCTCTTCGTGTCGGGCCTCTCTTTCGTCATCGGCCTGGAGCGCACCTTCAGGTTCTTCTTCCAGAGGCACAAAGCGAAAGCCACCAGCTTCTTCTTGGGAGGGATTTTCGTGGTTCTGACCGGCTGGCCGATCATTGGAGTCGTCCTGGAAATCTACGGTTTTTTCCTCTTATTCAG GGGATTCTTCCCAGTGGCGGTGGGGTTCATCAGGCGGGTGCCTGTGCTCGGATCTTTGCTCAGTTTACCAGGAATTAGGACC TTGGTGGACAAAATCGGCGAGAGCAACAATATGGTATAA